The proteins below are encoded in one region of Sphingobacterium sp. R2:
- the dapF gene encoding diaminopimelate epimerase: MATKVRFSKYQGAGNDFILVDNRHNAFDRADEALVAKLCDRRFGIGADGLMLLQQNENYDFEMIYFNADGREGSMCGNGGRCIVAFARDLGIITDKTVFLAVDGIHHASLAEDLVNLQMINVHDFARDGDAYLLQTGSPHYVEFAKNLAHKNVYQDGYAIRNNATYGTEGINVNFIEAEGDGYFLRTFERGVEDETYACGTGATAAAMAVALQQNLTGDIHIPIRVLGGQLYISFHKDGQHFTKVFLKGPAQFVFEGNY; encoded by the coding sequence ATGGCAACAAAAGTAAGATTCTCCAAATACCAAGGAGCAGGCAATGATTTCATCTTAGTAGACAATCGCCACAATGCATTTGACAGAGCAGACGAAGCATTGGTAGCGAAGCTATGTGACCGCCGGTTTGGTATTGGAGCTGACGGGCTGATGCTCTTACAGCAGAACGAGAATTACGATTTTGAGATGATTTACTTTAATGCAGATGGTAGAGAAGGAAGCATGTGTGGTAATGGAGGCCGTTGTATTGTCGCTTTTGCTCGCGACCTTGGCATTATTACTGACAAAACTGTCTTTTTGGCAGTAGACGGTATACACCATGCCTCTTTAGCGGAAGATCTTGTCAATCTCCAAATGATCAACGTGCATGATTTTGCCCGCGATGGAGACGCCTACCTGTTACAAACAGGTTCTCCACATTATGTTGAATTTGCAAAAAATCTCGCACATAAGAATGTCTATCAAGACGGCTACGCCATTCGTAATAACGCGACATATGGAACGGAAGGCATCAATGTAAATTTCATTGAAGCTGAAGGAGATGGTTATTTCCTGCGTACTTTTGAACGCGGTGTCGAAGACGAAACCTATGCCTGCGGCACCGGTGCTACTGCGGCAGCCATGGCCGTCGCCCTGCAGCAGAATCTCACAGGCGATATTCATATTCCTATCCGTGTATTAGGAGGGCAGCTTTATATCTCCTTCCATAAAGATGGTCAGCATTTCACAAAGGTATTCTTAAAAGGGCCGGCGCAGTTTGTCTTCGAGGGCAACTACTAG
- a CDS encoding DEAD/DEAH box helicase: MQQSKSFPVYKIVYSICEHPYLGYLIEPHMVQLNPNGTYSLRYQRIFSNTVGAYAAELDEVDYKLIRLLDEIEQTHLIKKYYKKAIRPVDFFSKVFDKKLYELLRPKIDEKMIQFFEAVGDKPFFMMSKDGYPADQEIKLATSPASILFHFRRNEEETRYFPTIKYENQRLEFMFKNAIVLTNVQAWLLLNNTLYYFDQPLEGKKLSPFLNKRYISVGRSTEKKYFETFVCGLIERYHVYAEGFDIETHQHQAIPILHLIYIEDGVSQLQLQFKYGKHTFTAGAENKVTVRMVYQEEDDHYIFHRVKRSLQWEEQQHENLKKLGLQDFDLQLGLLTPTIAAGKRLSIFDWINNHQEQLEKLGFQIVQNNEEKRFFIGQTSLDISIEEDNDWFDISAIAKFGPYEIPFIQLRNHILNNIKEFTLPNGEIAMIPEEWFAQYNHLFQFSADRHELKLNKVHIGLLFEISEHTQLVFTRKLQNLANFEEIADIPEPKHFKGNLRPYQKAGYNWFNFLKQYKFGGCLADDMGLGKTIQTLALLQQQKELLQNEQEVRTSLLVLPTSLVYNWQKEAHQFAPQLNIHLHTGNNRIKDSALFSTYDLIITTYGIARIDEEILSSYYFNYIILDESQNIKNPTSKSFKAIKSLKSKNKLALSGTPVENSVSDLWAQMHFTNPGLLGSYTYFQKEFVQPIEKKKDEEKAQRLQAIVKPFILRRTKDQVAKELPPKTEQVLYCEMTEKQSELYEKVKSEYRNAILDGQLENKPKSSQIALLQGLTKLRQLANHPRMVDEKFSGDSGKFESVIETLEMVMQRGNKVLIFSQFVKQLNIFRQYFDHKGINYAYLDGGTKNRDEAVSQFRKNNDTKLFLISIKAGGVGLNLIEADYVFILDPWWNPAVEQQAVDRSHRIGQTRNVFIYKFISKDTVEEKILALQNRKKSIAQSLITTEESFIKSLSQEDLQELLA; encoded by the coding sequence ATGCAACAGTCAAAGTCATTTCCAGTATATAAAATCGTTTATTCCATATGTGAGCACCCTTATCTCGGCTATCTCATTGAGCCACACATGGTCCAACTCAATCCCAATGGGACTTACTCACTCCGATATCAACGCATATTTAGTAACACTGTCGGTGCCTACGCCGCCGAATTAGATGAGGTAGATTACAAACTCATTCGACTGCTTGATGAAATTGAACAAACACACCTCATCAAAAAATACTACAAAAAAGCGATCAGACCTGTAGATTTCTTTTCCAAAGTTTTTGATAAAAAGCTCTATGAACTCCTTCGTCCTAAAATAGATGAAAAAATGATTCAATTTTTTGAAGCTGTTGGAGACAAACCATTCTTTATGATGAGCAAAGATGGATATCCTGCAGATCAAGAAATTAAACTGGCCACATCCCCGGCCTCAATACTTTTTCATTTCCGTCGAAACGAAGAAGAAACGCGCTATTTCCCGACCATCAAATACGAAAATCAGCGTTTGGAGTTTATGTTCAAAAACGCTATCGTGCTGACTAATGTACAAGCGTGGCTACTTTTAAATAATACCCTTTATTATTTCGATCAGCCCCTTGAAGGCAAAAAGCTTAGCCCCTTCCTGAATAAACGCTATATTTCTGTCGGTAGAAGCACTGAAAAAAAATATTTTGAAACATTTGTCTGTGGCTTGATAGAACGCTATCATGTTTATGCCGAAGGGTTCGACATTGAAACCCATCAGCATCAAGCAATTCCTATTCTTCATTTGATTTATATCGAAGATGGAGTTTCTCAACTTCAACTGCAATTTAAATACGGTAAACATACCTTTACAGCTGGTGCCGAAAATAAAGTTACTGTCCGCATGGTCTATCAGGAGGAAGACGATCATTATATTTTCCACCGTGTCAAACGATCTTTGCAATGGGAAGAACAACAGCATGAAAACTTAAAAAAGCTGGGGCTACAGGATTTTGACCTTCAACTCGGTTTATTGACACCAACGATAGCCGCTGGGAAACGACTTTCCATATTTGACTGGATAAATAATCACCAAGAACAACTGGAGAAACTTGGTTTTCAAATTGTACAAAATAATGAAGAAAAGCGTTTCTTCATAGGACAGACCTCGCTGGATATCTCCATTGAAGAAGACAATGATTGGTTTGATATCAGTGCTATCGCAAAATTTGGCCCTTACGAAATCCCATTTATTCAGCTGCGTAATCATATCCTCAATAACATTAAGGAATTTACTTTACCGAATGGAGAAATAGCCATGATTCCAGAAGAATGGTTTGCACAGTACAATCACCTATTTCAATTTTCTGCAGACCGCCATGAACTTAAATTAAATAAAGTACATATAGGCCTACTCTTTGAAATTAGCGAACATACGCAACTGGTATTTACCCGAAAACTTCAAAATCTGGCTAACTTCGAAGAAATTGCGGATATTCCCGAACCAAAACATTTCAAAGGAAATCTTCGTCCATACCAGAAGGCAGGATACAATTGGTTTAATTTTCTAAAGCAGTATAAATTTGGGGGCTGTCTTGCGGATGATATGGGCTTAGGCAAAACCATACAAACATTAGCCTTGTTGCAGCAACAAAAAGAACTGCTTCAGAATGAACAGGAGGTACGTACCTCGCTTTTGGTCTTACCGACTTCATTAGTATACAACTGGCAAAAAGAAGCACATCAATTTGCTCCACAGTTGAATATTCACCTTCATACTGGCAACAATCGCATCAAAGATTCCGCATTATTTTCAACATATGATTTGATAATAACCACTTACGGAATAGCGCGCATAGATGAAGAGATTTTAAGTAGCTATTATTTTAACTATATTATATTGGATGAAAGTCAGAACATTAAAAACCCGACATCCAAATCTTTCAAAGCCATAAAAAGCCTAAAGAGTAAAAATAAACTGGCCTTAAGTGGAACTCCAGTCGAAAATTCAGTTTCGGATCTTTGGGCTCAGATGCACTTCACCAATCCCGGACTGTTGGGTAGTTACACCTATTTCCAGAAGGAGTTTGTGCAGCCCATAGAAAAGAAAAAAGACGAAGAAAAAGCACAACGTCTCCAGGCGATTGTTAAACCGTTTATATTAAGACGTACAAAAGATCAGGTGGCAAAAGAATTACCGCCAAAGACCGAACAGGTACTCTACTGTGAGATGACAGAAAAACAGTCCGAACTTTACGAGAAGGTTAAATCTGAATATCGCAATGCAATCCTTGACGGACAATTGGAAAACAAACCAAAATCTAGCCAAATTGCACTTTTACAAGGCTTGACAAAGTTGCGGCAGTTAGCCAATCACCCCAGAATGGTGGATGAGAAATTCTCGGGCGATTCCGGTAAGTTCGAATCGGTCATTGAAACCCTAGAAATGGTGATGCAGAGAGGCAATAAAGTACTGATTTTCTCCCAGTTTGTAAAACAACTCAATATTTTCCGCCAGTATTTTGATCACAAAGGAATAAACTATGCCTACCTGGATGGCGGCACAAAAAATCGGGATGAAGCGGTCAGTCAGTTTCGTAAAAACAACGATACCAAGCTATTCCTTATTTCGATAAAGGCAGGTGGTGTGGGGCTTAATCTTATTGAAGCAGACTATGTTTTTATCCTAGACCCTTGGTGGAATCCGGCTGTGGAACAACAGGCCGTAGACCGCTCGCACCGCATCGGTCAAACGCGCAATGTCTTTATCTATAAATTTATCAGCAAAGATACCGTTGAAGAAAAGATATTAGCCTTACAGAATAGAAAGAAATCGATCGCACAAAGCCTGATCACAACCGAAGAAAGCTTTATCAAGTCACTTTCTCAGGAAGATCTGCAAGAGCTTTTAGCCTAA
- a CDS encoding AraC family transcriptional regulator, whose product MEEGKLTAIDAEHYNFYIDHLYVDRIDSREYKHKKARLLYAEGGIIHVFTATKHWYLPARFYMWIPANTTYHLESTSSRIPLYSFYFKEMADMPSVLSVPNIFLSNDLMREMFLFARDWAGGVSKTTNYSKYCLLRAMMAIIPDTSSPIDAFPMQHPYPKSEKLKSVARYLNSNIDQSFTIEQIAERFGMSSRSLSRLFKEDMGISYVRFLRAIRIAKALELMSENNYTILEIAIRVGYNELSSFSNIFTRVTGIRPSIYMAKINGYK is encoded by the coding sequence ATGGAAGAGGGCAAACTTACAGCGATTGATGCTGAGCATTACAATTTTTATATCGACCACTTGTATGTCGATCGTATTGATTCTCGCGAGTATAAACATAAAAAAGCGCGCCTGCTTTACGCCGAAGGCGGCATTATTCATGTATTTACAGCAACGAAGCACTGGTATTTGCCGGCAAGATTTTATATGTGGATTCCGGCAAATACCACTTATCATCTGGAAAGTACAAGCTCTCGTATTCCACTGTATAGTTTTTACTTTAAAGAAATGGCGGATATGCCGTCTGTGCTTTCGGTGCCGAATATATTTCTAAGCAATGATTTGATGCGTGAAATGTTTTTATTTGCTCGAGATTGGGCTGGCGGGGTGAGTAAGACGACTAATTATTCTAAATACTGTCTCCTGCGTGCGATGATGGCGATTATTCCAGATACGAGTTCACCAATAGATGCTTTTCCGATGCAGCATCCCTATCCTAAAAGTGAAAAGCTCAAAAGTGTGGCTAGGTATCTCAACAGTAATATCGATCAGTCCTTTACCATTGAACAGATTGCTGAGCGTTTTGGAATGAGTAGCCGCTCCTTATCGAGGCTTTTTAAAGAAGATATGGGCATCAGTTATGTTCGGTTTTTAAGAGCTATACGAATTGCGAAAGCCCTGGAACTCATGTCTGAAAATAACTACACCATTCTCGAAATCGCCATCCGTGTGGGTTACAACGAGCTCTCTTCTTTCAGCAACATTTTTACACGGGTGACGGGTATTCGTCCATCGATTTATATGGCGAAGATTAATGGATACAAATAG
- a CDS encoding HlyD family secretion protein, with translation MNMNRKDKKDKTKGFNKALVLFASILLLTGIGFLLRHLIFTHQYVTTNDAQIDQYVTPVASRIPGFIKEVRFEENQYVHQGDTLLIIDASEYQTKVDIANAELQSSQRNAEVISKTANATANSISVQKARLEVAKVSVWQTQQDYSRFKKLYEADAATRQQYDNAKAAYDLALAQLHAMAEEYNSARLNTSKEKANELPAKVNINIKKAARTNAQLFLSYTVVTAPYDGFVGKRTIQPGQFVKEGQTLANVVSEEKWIDANFRETQLEDLIEGTIVTIQVDAFPNLLFKGKIHSFSPASGSKFAVIPQDNATGNFVKIEQRIPVKIVFDAQQDLKKLRGGMNVVIHAAHQS, from the coding sequence ATGAATATGAATAGAAAAGATAAAAAAGACAAGACAAAAGGATTTAATAAAGCGCTCGTCCTCTTTGCGAGTATATTATTATTGACCGGTATTGGCTTCCTGCTCAGGCATCTGATTTTTACTCATCAATATGTAACTACCAATGATGCACAGATAGATCAATACGTGACCCCTGTTGCTAGTCGGATCCCCGGTTTTATCAAAGAAGTCCGATTTGAAGAAAATCAATATGTACATCAGGGTGACACCCTATTAATCATTGATGCCAGTGAATATCAGACCAAGGTAGATATCGCAAATGCCGAACTCCAAAGTAGCCAGAGAAATGCCGAGGTAATCAGCAAAACAGCCAATGCGACTGCCAATAGTATTTCGGTTCAAAAGGCAAGATTAGAAGTGGCAAAAGTAAGTGTATGGCAGACGCAACAAGATTATAGTCGATTCAAGAAACTATATGAGGCCGATGCGGCAACCAGACAGCAGTACGACAATGCCAAAGCAGCTTACGATTTGGCATTAGCACAACTCCATGCTATGGCAGAAGAGTATAATTCCGCCCGACTGAATACCAGCAAAGAAAAAGCAAACGAGTTACCTGCAAAAGTGAATATTAATATTAAAAAGGCCGCAAGAACAAATGCCCAGCTTTTCCTTTCCTATACTGTAGTAACCGCGCCCTATGACGGCTTCGTCGGGAAGCGGACTATACAACCCGGACAATTTGTGAAGGAGGGTCAGACACTGGCAAATGTAGTTAGCGAGGAGAAATGGATCGATGCAAATTTCAGGGAAACACAGCTTGAAGATCTAATAGAAGGCACTATCGTGACGATACAGGTAGATGCATTTCCCAACCTTCTTTTTAAAGGAAAGATCCATTCTTTTTCTCCAGCATCAGGTTCCAAATTTGCCGTGATACCCCAGGATAACGCAACCGGAAACTTCGTAAAAATAGAGCAGCGCATCCCCGTTAAAATTGTCTTTGACGCACAGCAGGATCTTAAAAAGCTACGTGGCGGCATGAACGTTGTCATTCATGCTGCCCATCAATCCTAA
- the gltX gene encoding glutamate--tRNA ligase has product MSSERKVRVRFAPSPTGGLHLGGVRTALFNFLYARQHQGDFILRVEDTDQARFVPGAEEYINECLAWCGLTPDESPLKGGKYGPYRQSERKPSYRKYAEQLVANGYAYYAFDTAEELDEQRKLQPNFRYSHENRLQLRNSLSLSATETQQLLDAGTPHTIRIKIPTDDTVTFTDMIRGKVAFDTNLVDDKVLLKADGMPTYHLAVVVDDKVMDISHVFRGEEWLPSAPIHILLWEYLGWGDSMPSWAHLPLILKPDGNGKLSKRDGDRLGFPVYAMNWTDSNSGDTIKGFREMGFLPEAFVNMLGVLGWNDGTEQELFSLDELIQKFGVDRISKAGAKFDFEKAKWFNHEWIKRSSTESLLPQIKTVLEHHQVVADDTYVSKVLDAVKERLTFVEDFWSQASFFFLQPAAYDLNAVKPKWSAEKTAFFEGINQSFAGFDTWKAAELEPFFKDAIQASGMKMGELMMPFRIMLVGGKFGPDVFQIVELLGRDEVVNRVKKALQEFDA; this is encoded by the coding sequence ATGAGTTCAGAAAGAAAAGTCAGAGTGCGTTTTGCACCAAGCCCTACAGGTGGTCTTCACCTTGGTGGGGTACGTACAGCTTTGTTTAATTTTCTCTATGCGCGTCAGCATCAGGGAGATTTTATTTTACGTGTCGAGGATACGGATCAAGCTCGTTTTGTCCCAGGTGCTGAGGAATATATCAACGAATGTTTAGCATGGTGTGGCCTGACGCCAGATGAAAGTCCGCTAAAAGGGGGGAAATATGGGCCTTACCGTCAAAGTGAGCGAAAACCCTCTTACCGGAAATATGCTGAGCAGCTGGTCGCAAATGGGTATGCTTACTATGCTTTTGACACAGCAGAGGAGCTGGATGAGCAGCGTAAGTTGCAGCCTAATTTTCGCTATAGCCACGAGAACAGACTTCAATTGCGCAATTCGCTGAGCCTATCTGCGACTGAAACTCAACAACTGTTGGATGCGGGAACTCCGCATACCATTCGTATAAAAATTCCTACTGATGATACGGTAACATTTACGGATATGATCCGTGGAAAGGTTGCTTTCGATACCAATCTTGTTGATGATAAGGTATTGCTTAAAGCTGATGGTATGCCAACTTATCACCTGGCCGTTGTTGTCGATGATAAAGTCATGGATATTTCGCATGTATTCCGTGGCGAAGAGTGGTTGCCTTCGGCACCTATCCATATCTTGTTGTGGGAATACCTTGGCTGGGGCGATAGCATGCCAAGCTGGGCACATCTTCCGTTAATCCTTAAACCAGATGGAAATGGTAAATTAAGTAAACGCGATGGCGATCGTTTGGGATTCCCTGTTTACGCAATGAACTGGACCGATTCGAACTCTGGCGATACAATAAAAGGTTTTCGTGAGATGGGTTTCTTGCCAGAGGCTTTTGTCAATATGCTTGGGGTGTTAGGCTGGAATGATGGAACTGAACAGGAACTTTTTTCTTTAGATGAATTGATCCAGAAATTCGGCGTTGACCGTATCAGTAAAGCGGGGGCGAAATTTGATTTTGAAAAAGCAAAATGGTTTAATCATGAATGGATCAAACGATCTTCAACAGAATCGCTGTTACCGCAGATCAAAACAGTTTTGGAACATCATCAAGTAGTGGCTGATGACACTTATGTGAGTAAGGTATTGGATGCGGTAAAAGAGCGCCTGACCTTTGTGGAAGATTTTTGGAGCCAAGCGTCGTTTTTCTTCCTGCAACCTGCAGCATATGATTTAAATGCAGTAAAGCCTAAATGGTCTGCTGAAAAAACTGCATTTTTTGAGGGGATTAACCAGTCTTTTGCAGGATTTGATACCTGGAAGGCTGCTGAGTTGGAACCTTTCTTCAAGGATGCGATTCAGGCATCCGGAATGAAAATGGGCGAACTGATGATGCCATTCCGTATTATGTTAGTCGGTGGGAAATTTGGTCCAGATGTCTTTCAGATCGTTGAACTGCTGGGCAGAGATGAAGTGGTAAATCGTGTGAAAAAAGCACTTCAGGAATTTGATGCTTAA
- a CDS encoding HAMP domain-containing sensor histidine kinase: protein MKPYQISQQRWKFILLIFAAVIAVASLVYTNYLVRNLAHAERSKAEVWAMSTKNIMTMPDVDDEFITFIYAVRDSLNLPAIITDDKEDIIFWRNLDSTKTNIKPGQNDSVTKHLNYDPAYFQKQLAFMKKSHPPITLELENGQKWHVYYKDSWFLQQLRVFPYVQLSLIALFLIIAYTVFNSIRKSEQNLVWVGLTKEAAHQLGTPISSLMGWLELIRIKFDAEEDDTLNEMENDIKRLEIVADRFSKIGSTPVLTNHNLYEVIKNYMDYFRIRTSNKITFELKGDKHLEAKLNIPLFDWIIENLLKNGVNAIGTEGKITVNISENIAKEEIFIDISDTGKGIPRSNFESVFQPGFTTRKRGWGLGLSLTKRMVRYHQGQIFVKESELGKGTTFRIILKSNLKYEATQI from the coding sequence ATGAAACCCTATCAGATTAGCCAGCAACGCTGGAAATTTATCTTGCTCATCTTTGCAGCAGTCATTGCTGTTGCCTCCTTGGTGTACACCAATTACCTCGTTCGAAATCTTGCTCACGCCGAACGTTCAAAGGCCGAGGTATGGGCCATGAGCACTAAAAATATCATGACCATGCCCGACGTAGATGATGAGTTCATTACATTTATCTACGCTGTAAGAGACAGCCTAAATTTGCCAGCAATTATTACTGACGATAAAGAAGATATCATTTTTTGGCGGAACCTCGATTCTACGAAGACCAATATTAAGCCCGGGCAAAACGACAGTGTTACAAAGCATCTAAATTATGACCCGGCTTATTTTCAAAAACAGTTGGCATTTATGAAAAAAAGCCATCCCCCCATTACTTTGGAATTGGAAAATGGGCAAAAATGGCATGTATACTACAAAGATTCTTGGTTTTTGCAACAGCTAAGGGTGTTTCCGTACGTACAACTATCGCTCATTGCGCTCTTCCTTATCATTGCATATACCGTTTTCAACTCTATCCGAAAATCTGAACAAAATCTTGTTTGGGTAGGCCTCACCAAAGAAGCGGCACATCAATTGGGGACCCCCATTTCATCGTTGATGGGTTGGCTAGAACTGATTCGTATAAAATTTGATGCCGAAGAAGATGATACCCTAAATGAAATGGAAAACGACATAAAGCGGCTTGAGATTGTCGCTGACCGCTTTTCAAAAATAGGGTCCACCCCCGTACTGACCAATCACAACCTCTACGAGGTCATTAAAAATTACATGGATTATTTCCGTATACGGACTAGCAATAAAATTACTTTCGAATTAAAAGGAGACAAACATCTTGAAGCAAAGCTCAATATTCCACTCTTCGACTGGATTATAGAAAATTTATTGAAAAATGGTGTAAATGCCATTGGTACAGAAGGAAAGATAACTGTTAATATTTCAGAAAATATTGCGAAAGAAGAAATTTTTATAGACATTAGCGATACGGGCAAAGGAATTCCGAGATCTAATTTTGAATCAGTTTTCCAGCCAGGCTTCACAACAAGAAAGAGAGGCTGGGGGCTCGGGCTTAGTCTGACAAAGAGAATGGTGCGGTATCACCAAGGACAAATCTTTGTAAAAGAATCTGAATTAGGTAAAGGAACAACATTTCGAATAATCTTAAAAAGCAATTTAAAATATGAAGCCACTCAAATCTGA
- a CDS encoding DinB family protein, which yields MKPLKSDEYPAVYAPYIETVVDNVFDALEEQTLSFPAFLDTIPEERGNFRYAEDKWTIKEVVGHVIDNERIMAYRALRFSRNDLKELAGYDQDYLIQYSRYNDRTLESLSKEFTFLRKANMMLFNSFNDAELERKGMASERLTSVKALLYVIAGHLNHHRIIIQERYLNSDDVKNLVSALQH from the coding sequence ATGAAGCCACTCAAATCTGACGAATATCCAGCAGTCTATGCGCCATATATTGAGACTGTCGTCGATAACGTGTTTGATGCACTCGAAGAACAAACGCTCTCCTTTCCGGCATTTCTGGACACAATTCCTGAGGAAAGAGGCAATTTTAGATACGCCGAGGATAAATGGACCATCAAAGAAGTCGTTGGCCACGTCATCGACAATGAACGCATCATGGCCTATCGTGCGTTGCGCTTCTCCCGAAATGACCTGAAGGAGCTCGCCGGTTATGACCAAGACTACCTCATTCAGTATTCGCGCTATAATGACCGTACCTTGGAAAGCTTGAGCAAAGAATTCACCTTTCTTCGCAAAGCCAATATGATGCTTTTCAACAGTTTCAATGACGCTGAATTGGAGCGTAAAGGAATGGCATCTGAGCGACTCACCAGTGTAAAAGCACTGTTATATGTCATTGCGGGACACCTCAATCATCACCGCATTATTATCCAAGAACGTTATTTAAACTCAGACGATGTCAAAAATTTGGTTTCAGCATTACAGCATTGA
- a CDS encoding hotdog fold thioesterase, translated as MSKIWFQHYSIEEINVFFNKYLSGLLEIQATEIDDNTITATMPVTDKVKQPHGILHGGASVVLAESLGSIASNLVVDPDKYRGVGLEVNANHIRPVSAGIITAKCSPIHIGRSTHIWEIKMYDRFNKLNCISRLTVAIVPK; from the coding sequence ATGTCAAAAATTTGGTTTCAGCATTACAGCATTGAGGAAATAAATGTATTTTTTAACAAATACCTGTCAGGTCTTTTGGAAATTCAAGCGACAGAAATAGATGACAACACCATTACAGCAACTATGCCTGTAACAGATAAAGTCAAGCAGCCGCATGGAATATTACATGGAGGAGCCTCGGTAGTCCTGGCAGAGTCTCTAGGGAGTATTGCCTCTAACCTGGTGGTTGATCCAGATAAATATCGCGGCGTTGGACTTGAAGTGAACGCAAACCATATACGTCCCGTAAGCGCCGGAATAATTACAGCGAAATGCAGTCCCATACATATTGGCCGTTCCACACATATCTGGGAAATAAAGATGTATGACCGGTTCAATAAATTAAATTGTATTTCCAGACTGACAGTAGCGATCGTTCCGAAATAA